Sequence from the Actinocatenispora sera genome:
TCGTCTGCGGTGGCGACGGTACGGTGCGCTCCTGCGCCGGCGCGCTGGCGGGCAGCGACGTGCCCATGGCCGTGCTGCCCGGCGGGACCGGCAACCTGTTGGCCGCGAACCTCGGCATACCCACGGACACCACGGCCGCCGCGCGGCTGGCCGTCGACGGCGGCCGGCGGCGCATCGACGTCGGCGAGGTGGACGGCGAGGTGTTCACGGTGATGGCGGGCATGGGTTTCGACGCGCACATGCTCGGCGCCACGCCCGAGCCGTTGAAGGCGCGGCTCGGCTGGTTCGCCTACCTGCTGGGCGGGGCGCGGCGGCTGCGCGACCGGCCGATGCGGGTCACCGTCGCACTGGACGACCGCACGCCGCTTCGCCGCCGGGCCCGGTCGGTCCTGGTCGCGAACGTCGGACGGCTGCAGGGCGGGCTGGACCTGCTGCCGGACGCGCAGCCCGACGACGGCGCCTTCGACGTCGCGGTGGTGACCCCGCGGTCGCTGGCCGACTGGGCCCGGCTCGGTGCCGCGCTGCTGCTGCGGATGGACCGCCCGCCGCGGATGGAGGTACACCGCTGCCGAGCGGTCACCGTCCGCAGCGTCGGCCACCAGGCGCGGGAGCTCGATGGCGACGTGATCGACTCCTCGGCGCGGCTGCGCGCCACCCTGCGACCGCGGTCCCTGACCGTGTGCGTACCGGCAGAACTGGGGTGACGGTGGCCGTTCGCACCGGTCGGTGCAGGCAGGTCGGGTCGGCCTTGCCTGACACCGGTGTCACGGGCGCAGAATACGGGCATGGTCTTCACCCAGGCAGAACTGGACTACCTGGCCGGGCAGCGGCTTGGCCGGCTGGCCACGGTGTCCCCCGACGGTCAGGTACAGAACAATCCGGTGGGCTTCTTCGTGGACGCCGAGGCCGGCACGATCACGATCGGCGGGCACGCGCTCGGCGCCTCCAAGAAGTTCCGGAACATCCAGCGCGGCAGCACCGTGTCGTTCGTCGTCGACGACCTGGTCTCGGTCGACCCGTGGTCGGTGCGCGGCATCGAGATCCGGGGATCGGCGGTCGCGCTGACCGACCACGAGCCCCCGCTGCCGTACTTCTCCCGGGAGATCATCGTGATCACGCCGCGCCGGATCATCGCCTGGGGGTTGGACGGCGGCCGGTCGAGCCGCACGGTGTGACCGCCCGGCGGGCCCGGCACCCGCCCGGGGCCCGGGTGCCGGGCGGGGTCAGGCTCGCACCAGGCGCAGCGCGGGCGGGCCGGGCTCGCAGCAGGCGCCGCGCGGGCGGGTCAGGCTCGCAGCAGCCGCAGCGACGGGGGAAGCAGCGGTGTCGCGGCCCAGTGGGCGTCGAACGTCCCGGCGTCGACGTCGGCGGTCACCGACAGCCGGTGCGGCGCGTGCAGGAACAGCAGGTCGACCGCGAGGTGCGTCCCGTCGGCCCAGCCGCCGCTGACCGCCACCGGTACCGGCTCGTCGACCACGGTCCAGCGGCCCGGCACCAACGGCAGCCGTAGCTCGGTGCCCGGCTCGCGCAGCACGATCTCGCCGTCGCGTACCACCACCTCGGTCAGTGGGCTCGCACCGGCGCCGGCGGGCGACAGCGACCAGGTCCCGGGACGCGGATCGCCGCCCGGTACCGGCGGCAGCGCGAGGTTGCCGAGTCGCGCGGCGAGTGCCGCGTCGTCGGCGGCCGAGCCACGCGTGCCGAACGCGGGCAGCAGGTGGCGCCAGACCAGGTCGAGCACCGCCTGCATCTCGACCGTCGCCCCGGTGTACGCCACGACCGCGTCCTGCTCGGGCAACACCAGGCAGAACTGCCCGAACGCGCCATCGCCGCGGAAGCCGTGCCGCGACATCCAGAACTGGAACCCGTACCCCTGGGCCCAGTCCGGGTTCTGCTCGCCGGTCGTCGGGATCTGCGGCCGGGTCGCCGCCGCCACCCAGTCCTCGGACAGGATCCGGCGGCCCTGCCACACCCCGCGCCGCAGGTACAGCTCACCGAGCCGGGCGATCGCGTCGGTGGTGAGGAACAGGCCGATGAACCCGAGGTCGCGGCCCGCCGCGTCCTGCTGCCAGGTCGCCGCGTCGATCCCGAGCGGGTCGAACAGCCGCGGCCGCAGGTACCCGGCGAGCGTCGTGCCGGTGAGCCGTTGCAGGATCGCTCCCAGCGTGTACGTGGCCGGCTGGTTGTAGGCGAACACGGTGCCGGGTTCACGGTCGGGCGCCAGCCGGAGGAACGCGCGCACCGGGTCGCCCGGATCGGACTCCACCTCGTCCCAGGTGTCGCGGGTGTGGCCGGTGCTCATCGAGGCCAGGTGGCGTACCCGCATCGCCCGGGTCCCCGGGTCGGTCGCCAGCTCGCGGTACTCGGGAAAGAAGTCGACGACCCGGTCGTCGAGCCGCAGCAGCCCCTCGTCGAGCGCCAGCCCCAGCGCGGTCGAGGCGAAACTCTTGCTCAGCGAGTACAGCATGTGCGGCCGATCGGCCCGGTACGGTGCCCACCAACCGGCGGCCACCTGGTGTCCGTGCCGCAGCACCAGCAGGCTGTGCGGCTCGATGTTCGGCGCCGCCTCGACGGCGTCGAGGAACGCGGAGACGCCGCGGGAGTCCACGTCGTGGTCGGCCGGCGTGCCGGCGGGCAGGGTATGGGTCATACCGGCGGCAACGTCACGCGAGGACGGATGATTCCGGCGCACGACCCGCGCGCCGGCGGGCCGCCGCTCGGCGCAGGCGGCCAGGTGCGGACCGCAGGCATCATGACGCCATGACGAACACAGCCCGCCGCATGTTCGAGCTCCTGGAGCCGATCTGCATGGTCACCTTCGCGGCCGACGAGTGCAACGAGGAGCTCGCCGCGCTCGGCCACCGCACCTACTGGGACGGCTACTTCGCCAGCCGCGCCGCGCCGCTGGGGCGGGTACCGGCGGAGGTCGTGCACGCGGCCTTCTACAACTTCGCCGAGGGTGAGGCCGCGCGGCACATCCCCAGCGCGTGGGAGAAGATCCCGCCCGAGGCGTCGGTCGCCGCCCGGCAACGGGGCAGCGCGGCGTCCCTGCGGCGCATCCTCGGCGACGAGACCGCCGATTCACCCGGCCTGGCCCGGGTCGCCGATCTGACCACCAAGGCCGCCACGAGCGCGCCCCTCGAGGGCCGGATGATGTACGCCGGGATGCGCACCCTGCCGATACCCGGCGACCCGGTCACCCGGCTGTGGCACGCCGCGACGATGCTGCGCGAGCACCGCGGCGACGGCCACATCGCCGCCCTGCTCGGCGAGCGCATCGGCGGGACCGAGGCGCACGTGCTGTCCGCGCTGGACATGGGCATCCACCCGGCGGAGTCGTTCGGCCGCATCCACCACCTGCCGAAGCCGCGGCTCGCCGCGATCATGGCCGGGCTGCGCGAGCGCGGCCTGGTCGACGCCGAGGGCCGGTTCACCGACGCCGGCCGCGACACCAAGCGGCGCATCGAGGCACGCACCGACGTACTCGCCGAGGTGCCATACGAGGCGCTCTCGGCCGGGGAGCTCGCCGAGCTGGTCGCCGGCCTCGAACCGATCACCGCCGTCCTCGTGGCCGCCGAATCGCGCTGACGCCCGGGCCGTACGGCGAGGCCGCGCGATCGGCCGCCGCGCACGATCCGGCCGGGCCCGCCACGCGTGGTGGGCCCGGCCGGAATATCCGGTGGTACGGGGCCGGGACCGGCCCTACGCTGACGGCGACCGCGAGAACCGGCGTAGCGACAGAGGAGTCCCACCGATGCGAGCAGCGCACGCGAACCTTCGCCTCACTCATCGGACTTCTCTCGCCCTGAGGATCTCGCGTGCCGTCAGCATCCACCCGCTTTCTCAACCTGGGCATTCTGGCCCACGTCGACGCCGGTAAGACCACCCTCACCGAACGGCTGCTGCACCTGGCCGGGGCCATCGACGAACCGGGCTCGGTCGACTCGGGTACCACGCACACCGACGACCTCGCGCTGGAGCGCCAGCGCGGCATCACCATCAGATCCGCGGTGGTGTCGTTCGGCTGGCGCGGCCGGCGCATCAACGTCGTCGACACCCCCGGCCACCCGGACTTCATCGCCGAGGTCGAGCGCGTCCTCGGCATCCTCGACGGCGCGATCCTGGTGCTGTCCGCGGTCGAAGGTGTGCAACCGCAGACCCGGATCCTGATGCGGGCCCTGCAGCGGCTGCACGTGCCGACGCTGCTGTTCGTCAACAAGATCGACCGGGTGGGCGCCGACCTCGACCGGGTGGTGGACGCCATCCGCTCCCGCCTGACTCCCGACGTTCTCGTGATGGGCGGCGTGCGGCGCACGGGCTCTCGCTCCGCCGGCTTCCAGCCGTACCGGGGGGAGGATCCGGCGTTCGCGGAGCGCGCCACGACCACGCTGGCCGAGCACGACGACGGCGTGCTCCGGGCGTACCTGGACGGCGCCGCGGTCCCCGCCGGCGACCTGCGCGCCGACATCGCCGCGCAGACCCGGGCCGGGTTGCTGCACCCGGTCTTCGCCGGATCGGCCGCGACCGGGGCCGGGGTCGGCGAGATCCTGGCGGCGCTGCCGACGTTGCTG
This genomic interval carries:
- a CDS encoding SCO6745 family protein, whose translation is MTNTARRMFELLEPICMVTFAADECNEELAALGHRTYWDGYFASRAAPLGRVPAEVVHAAFYNFAEGEAARHIPSAWEKIPPEASVAARQRGSAASLRRILGDETADSPGLARVADLTTKAATSAPLEGRMMYAGMRTLPIPGDPVTRLWHAATMLREHRGDGHIAALLGERIGGTEAHVLSALDMGIHPAESFGRIHHLPKPRLAAIMAGLRERGLVDAEGRFTDAGRDTKRRIEARTDVLAEVPYEALSAGELAELVAGLEPITAVLVAAESR
- a CDS encoding serine hydrolase domain-containing protein gives rise to the protein MTHTLPAGTPADHDVDSRGVSAFLDAVEAAPNIEPHSLLVLRHGHQVAAGWWAPYRADRPHMLYSLSKSFASTALGLALDEGLLRLDDRVVDFFPEYRELATDPGTRAMRVRHLASMSTGHTRDTWDEVESDPGDPVRAFLRLAPDREPGTVFAYNQPATYTLGAILQRLTGTTLAGYLRPRLFDPLGIDAATWQQDAAGRDLGFIGLFLTTDAIARLGELYLRRGVWQGRRILSEDWVAAATRPQIPTTGEQNPDWAQGYGFQFWMSRHGFRGDGAFGQFCLVLPEQDAVVAYTGATVEMQAVLDLVWRHLLPAFGTRGSAADDAALAARLGNLALPPVPGGDPRPGTWSLSPAGAGASPLTEVVVRDGEIVLREPGTELRLPLVPGRWTVVDEPVPVAVSGGWADGTHLAVDLLFLHAPHRLSVTADVDAGTFDAHWAATPLLPPSLRLLRA
- a CDS encoding diacylglycerol/lipid kinase family protein; this translates as MDDAGTPHCAMVVNPVKVDAGQVRAEVTRVLAAAGWSEPDWYETTAEEPGAGLVEQAVRAGARLVFVCGGDGTVRSCAGALAGSDVPMAVLPGGTGNLLAANLGIPTDTTAAARLAVDGGRRRIDVGEVDGEVFTVMAGMGFDAHMLGATPEPLKARLGWFAYLLGGARRLRDRPMRVTVALDDRTPLRRRARSVLVANVGRLQGGLDLLPDAQPDDGAFDVAVVTPRSLADWARLGAALLLRMDRPPRMEVHRCRAVTVRSVGHQARELDGDVIDSSARLRATLRPRSLTVCVPAELG
- a CDS encoding PPOX class F420-dependent oxidoreductase; this encodes MVFTQAELDYLAGQRLGRLATVSPDGQVQNNPVGFFVDAEAGTITIGGHALGASKKFRNIQRGSTVSFVVDDLVSVDPWSVRGIEIRGSAVALTDHEPPLPYFSREIIVITPRRIIAWGLDGGRSSRTV